In the Burkholderia cenocepacia genome, one interval contains:
- a CDS encoding PLP-dependent aminotransferase family protein, translated as MARTARIVEIPSLGVLDRAAGDLSRQLAQALRDAVRRGDVQPGDTLPSTRLLAASLQVARGTVVDAYAQLIAEGFLESRGGAGTRVANALAEPSPGNIPESPTQRLDPARDALPEPAAAFARLAREFSPLPAMPFAISVPLGLTAPDDIWRRLGNRLRARGAGAPSGYADPQGALPLREAIADYVRRSRSVRCDAGQVVITSGTQQGLHLASQVLLGANDRAWVENPAYRGITALLESTGRRDAMVRVPVDADGLDVDAGIRLAPDARAAFVTPSHQYPLGMPLSMARRNALLAWARAHRAWIVEDDYDSELRYEGYPFPSLQGLAPDRVIYLGTFSKILFPSLRLGYVIAPDDLVPAFCGARVLMDRHAPTADQHVLAAFIAEGHLDRHIRRVRGVYAEQRAALIDTLGARLPRERAWVQPGDQGMHVVLWLAQGIDDLDVVARAARAGVAVRAVSPMFAPGTARPGLVLGFGGFGRAQMEAAAQRLADVVSSVESRPRAR; from the coding sequence ATGGCAAGAACGGCCCGGATCGTCGAAATCCCGTCGCTCGGCGTGCTCGATCGCGCGGCCGGCGACCTGAGCCGCCAGCTCGCGCAGGCACTGCGCGACGCGGTGCGCCGCGGCGACGTCCAGCCCGGCGATACGCTGCCTTCCACACGGCTGCTGGCGGCGTCGCTGCAGGTGGCGCGCGGCACCGTCGTCGACGCGTACGCGCAGCTCATCGCCGAAGGTTTTCTCGAATCGCGCGGCGGCGCGGGTACGCGGGTCGCGAATGCGCTCGCGGAACCATCGCCCGGCAACATTCCGGAATCGCCCACGCAGCGCCTGGACCCGGCGCGCGACGCCCTGCCCGAACCCGCCGCCGCCTTCGCGCGGCTCGCCCGCGAATTCAGCCCGCTGCCGGCGATGCCGTTCGCGATCTCGGTGCCGCTCGGCCTCACCGCGCCCGACGACATCTGGCGCCGGCTCGGCAACCGCCTGCGCGCCCGCGGCGCCGGCGCGCCGTCCGGCTATGCCGATCCGCAAGGCGCGCTGCCGCTGCGCGAAGCGATCGCCGACTACGTGCGCCGGTCGCGCTCGGTGCGCTGCGATGCCGGCCAGGTCGTGATCACGAGCGGCACGCAGCAGGGGCTGCATCTCGCGAGCCAGGTGCTGCTCGGCGCAAACGACCGCGCATGGGTCGAGAATCCGGCCTATCGCGGCATCACCGCGCTGCTCGAAAGCACCGGGCGGCGCGATGCGATGGTGCGCGTGCCGGTCGACGCCGACGGCCTCGACGTCGACGCCGGCATCCGGCTCGCGCCCGATGCGCGCGCCGCATTCGTCACGCCGTCGCACCAGTACCCGCTCGGCATGCCGCTGAGCATGGCGCGGCGCAATGCGCTGCTGGCATGGGCGCGCGCCCACCGCGCATGGATCGTCGAGGACGACTACGACAGCGAGCTACGCTACGAAGGCTACCCATTCCCGTCGCTGCAGGGCCTCGCGCCTGATCGCGTGATCTATCTCGGCACCTTCAGCAAGATCCTGTTTCCGTCGCTGCGGCTCGGCTACGTGATCGCGCCCGACGATCTCGTGCCCGCGTTCTGCGGCGCGCGCGTGCTGATGGACCGCCACGCGCCGACCGCCGACCAGCACGTGCTCGCCGCGTTCATCGCCGAGGGTCATCTCGATCGCCACATCCGCCGCGTGCGCGGCGTCTATGCGGAACAGCGCGCGGCGCTGATCGACACGCTCGGCGCGCGGCTGCCGCGCGAGCGCGCATGGGTGCAGCCGGGCGACCAGGGGATGCACGTCGTGCTGTGGCTCGCGCAAGGCATCGACGATCTCGACGTCGTCGCGCGCGCCGCCCGGGCCGGTGTCGCGGTGCGTGCGGTGTCGCCAATGTTCGCGCCCGGCACGGCGCGCCCCGGCCTCGTGCTGGGCTTCGGCGGGTTCGGCCGCGCGCAGATGGAAGCGGCCGCGCAGCGGCTCGCGGACGTGGTTTCGTCGGTGGAATCGCGGCCCCGCGCACGGTAA
- a CDS encoding penicillin-binding protein 1A has protein sequence MNRFVPFLRDAWLHCRARVTPPAAACRMRVRALGAGMLHRLRHPTWRGAALTLAAIPVLGLLLLLAFVPFTPSIGDIRKARIDRPARVLSADGQLIAEFRPVNREWVPLKQISPHMIDALIATEDHRFYAHHGIDWRRTLAAGLHTFSGDRQGGSTITQQLARNLYPDEVGRAPTLTRKVKELITAFKIEAVYSKDEILETYLNTVPFLYNAYGVEMAARTYFGKSADQLDLTESATLVGMLKGNSYYNPVLNPERAVQRRNVVLGRMAQMGMLSPQQFAKLQRQPLRVDFEPQTSQPGLAPHFAVQLRKWLIAWADRNNYDLYSDGLVVRTTLDARLQDMATQALTRQTERLQAIADGAWRGPSGCGLRNDLFRGFMRQTPEYRQARDTGLADVVALKQLGANREFVRALCERKTQVQAGFVAIDPRNGAIRAWVGSPDFGSEPFDHVVQARRQPGSTFKPFVYGAAFADGMRPGDTFVDGPVAIPIDGRAVWRPTDAEPPTGAPMTLRDGLALSRNRITAQVMQREGAAKVAQLARAMGVRDSPLDAVPSLALGTSPVTLKEMVSAYGTIANRGVYVAPQMITRIEDRDGKVLAAFGSAPPERALSAPAALTLVDAMRGVVDYGTGADIRSRYGIRIDVAGKTGTTQDNTDGWFILMHPQLVAGAWVGFDDGSVTLRSDYWGAGAHSALPIVGSFYDAALRARAIDPHVQFSPDFRPRSAPAPKRRAPQHSGLFDWLRFFR, from the coding sequence TTGAACCGCTTCGTGCCGTTTCTCCGAGACGCGTGGCTCCATTGCCGCGCCCGTGTCACGCCGCCCGCCGCCGCGTGCCGCATGCGCGTCCGCGCGCTGGGCGCGGGCATGCTCCACCGCCTGCGCCATCCGACCTGGCGCGGCGCGGCGCTGACGCTCGCCGCGATCCCGGTGCTGGGCCTGCTGCTCCTGCTCGCGTTCGTTCCGTTCACGCCGAGCATCGGCGACATCCGCAAGGCGCGCATCGACCGCCCCGCGCGCGTGCTGTCGGCCGACGGCCAGTTGATCGCCGAATTCCGTCCCGTGAACCGCGAATGGGTGCCGCTCAAGCAGATCTCGCCGCACATGATCGATGCGCTGATCGCGACCGAGGACCACCGCTTCTACGCGCATCACGGCATCGACTGGCGCCGCACGCTCGCGGCCGGCCTGCATACGTTCTCCGGCGACCGGCAGGGCGGCTCGACGATCACGCAGCAGCTGGCGCGCAACCTGTATCCCGACGAAGTCGGCCGCGCGCCGACGCTCACGCGCAAGGTGAAGGAGTTGATCACCGCGTTCAAGATCGAAGCGGTGTACAGCAAGGACGAGATTCTCGAAACGTACCTGAACACGGTGCCGTTCCTGTACAACGCGTACGGCGTCGAAATGGCCGCGCGCACCTACTTCGGCAAGTCGGCGGACCAGCTCGATCTCACGGAAAGCGCGACGCTCGTCGGGATGCTGAAGGGCAACAGCTACTACAACCCGGTGCTGAATCCGGAACGCGCGGTCCAGCGGCGCAACGTCGTGCTCGGCCGGATGGCGCAGATGGGCATGCTGTCGCCGCAGCAGTTCGCGAAACTGCAGCGCCAGCCGCTGCGCGTCGACTTCGAACCGCAGACGTCACAGCCCGGTCTCGCGCCGCATTTCGCGGTGCAACTGCGCAAGTGGCTGATCGCGTGGGCCGACCGCAACAACTACGATCTCTACTCCGACGGCCTCGTCGTGCGCACGACGCTCGATGCGCGGCTGCAGGACATGGCCACGCAGGCGCTGACGCGGCAGACCGAACGGCTGCAGGCGATCGCCGACGGCGCATGGCGCGGGCCGTCCGGCTGCGGGCTGCGCAACGACCTGTTCCGCGGCTTCATGCGTCAGACACCGGAGTATCGGCAGGCCCGCGACACCGGGCTCGCCGACGTGGTTGCGCTGAAGCAGCTCGGCGCGAATCGCGAATTCGTGCGGGCGCTGTGCGAGCGCAAGACGCAGGTGCAGGCCGGCTTCGTCGCGATCGATCCGCGCAACGGCGCGATCCGTGCGTGGGTCGGCAGCCCCGATTTCGGCAGCGAGCCGTTCGATCATGTGGTACAGGCACGGCGTCAGCCGGGTTCGACGTTCAAGCCGTTCGTCTATGGCGCCGCGTTCGCGGACGGCATGCGGCCGGGCGACACGTTCGTCGACGGCCCCGTCGCGATCCCGATCGACGGCCGCGCCGTGTGGCGGCCGACCGATGCGGAGCCGCCGACCGGCGCGCCGATGACGCTGCGCGACGGGCTGGCGCTGTCGCGCAACCGCATCACCGCGCAGGTCATGCAGCGGGAAGGCGCGGCGAAGGTCGCGCAGCTTGCCCGCGCGATGGGCGTGCGCGACAGCCCGCTCGACGCGGTGCCGTCGCTCGCGCTCGGCACGAGCCCGGTCACGCTGAAAGAGATGGTGTCCGCGTACGGCACGATCGCGAATCGCGGCGTGTACGTCGCACCGCAGATGATCACGCGCATCGAGGATCGCGACGGCAAGGTGCTCGCCGCATTCGGCAGCGCGCCGCCGGAACGCGCGCTGTCGGCGCCCGCCGCACTGACGCTCGTCGACGCGATGCGCGGCGTCGTCGATTACGGGACCGGCGCGGACATCCGCTCGCGCTACGGGATTCGCATCGACGTCGCGGGCAAGACCGGCACGACGCAGGACAACACCGACGGCTGGTTCATCCTGATGCATCCGCAACTGGTGGCCGGCGCGTGGGTCGGCTTCGACGACGGCAGCGTGACGCTGCGCAGCGACTACTGGGGCGCGGGCGCGCACAGTGCGCTGCCGATCGTCGGGTCGTTCTACGACGCGGCGCTGCGCGCGCGGGCAATCGATCCGCATGTGCAGTTCTCGCCCGATTTCCGGCCACGCAGCGCGCCAGCGCCGAAGCGGCGCGCGCCGCAGCATTCAGGCCTGTTCGACTGGCTGCGCTTCTTCCGATGA
- the add gene encoding adenosine deaminase produces the protein MKGTPGNVPAARTGIEITPAHRAFFRALPKVELHCHLLGAVRHDTFVALAERSGAPIERAEIDAFYARGEKPVGVLHVLRALDKYLLTQPDDLRRIAYEYLEDAAAHNVRHAEFFWNPTGTVRVSGIAYPDAQAAIVTAIRDAARDFGIGARLIPSIDREQDPDEAVAIVEWMKANRADEVAGLGIDYRENDRPPELFWKAYRNARAAGFRTTAHAGEFGMPWRNVETAVDLLQVDRVDHGYTIVDNPELCARYAERGIVFTVVPTNSYYLRTLPPEQWAELHPMRKMPGLGLKIHPNTDDPTLHKVNPSEAWELMFSHFGFAVADLKQFMLNGIDGAWVDDATKAAWRAAWAPEFDALAATLAAG, from the coding sequence ATGAAGGGAACACCAGGCAATGTCCCGGCCGCGCGCACGGGCATCGAGATCACGCCCGCGCATCGGGCCTTCTTCCGCGCGCTGCCGAAGGTCGAGCTGCATTGCCACCTGCTCGGCGCGGTGCGGCACGACACGTTCGTCGCGCTCGCCGAACGCAGCGGCGCGCCGATCGAGCGCGCGGAGATCGACGCGTTCTATGCGCGCGGCGAGAAACCGGTCGGCGTGCTGCACGTGCTGCGCGCGCTGGATAAATATCTGCTGACGCAACCCGACGACCTGCGGCGGATCGCATACGAATATCTGGAGGACGCGGCCGCGCACAACGTGCGGCATGCGGAATTCTTCTGGAATCCGACGGGAACGGTGCGCGTATCCGGCATCGCGTATCCGGACGCGCAGGCCGCGATCGTGACGGCGATCCGGGACGCCGCACGCGATTTCGGGATCGGCGCGCGCCTGATTCCGAGCATCGACCGTGAGCAGGACCCCGACGAAGCGGTTGCGATCGTCGAATGGATGAAGGCGAATCGCGCGGACGAAGTCGCGGGGCTCGGCATCGACTATCGCGAGAACGACCGGCCGCCGGAACTGTTCTGGAAGGCGTACCGCAACGCGCGCGCGGCCGGCTTCCGCACGACCGCGCATGCGGGCGAGTTCGGGATGCCGTGGCGCAACGTCGAGACGGCCGTCGATCTGTTGCAGGTCGACCGCGTCGATCACGGCTATACGATCGTCGACAACCCCGAGCTGTGCGCGCGCTATGCGGAGCGCGGGATCGTCTTCACCGTCGTGCCGACGAATTCGTACTACCTGCGTACGCTGCCGCCGGAGCAATGGGCGGAGCTGCATCCGATGCGCAAGATGCCGGGGCTCGGGTTGAAGATCCATCCGAACACCGACGATCCGACGCTGCACAAGGTGAACCCGTCGGAAGCGTGGGAGTTGATGTTCAGCCATTTCGGCTTCGCCGTGGCCGACCTGAAGCAGTTCATGCTGAACGGGATCGACGGCGCGTGGGTCGACGACGCGACGAAAGCCGCGTGGCGTGCGGCATGGGCGCCGGAGTTCGATGCGCTCGCCGCAACGCTCGCGGCGGGCTGA
- a CDS encoding NCS2 family permease — MSATDTMPARTPANWLERRFALAARGTSVRTETIAGVTSFLAAAYLLVVIPSLLATGGMERGAATTATIVVFVLFTTLMGLYANLPFLVGPGIGGSVIIGVTLATTEHVGWQTGLGIACVSGVLFFLLTILGARGVVVRLIPVQIKLGLGASIGLFVTMLGLRNAGMVVANAKTNAFALGDFSRPGALVALIGLAVAIVLQARKVPGAILIAILVAAAAGVPLGVTHLPASFMSLPHSIAPIAFKLDIGSALSLAAAPYLFAFFAAEFFSTLGTALAVGAKANLLDEQGNLPDINRPFLVDSLAATLGPVFGIPALTALIESAAGVEAGGRSGLSSLAAAVLFAAMLLFVPVALAIPKEATAPALILIGLSMFATIRHTHFDDFTDALPVMSMVLLTLMSNSFGTGIAGGLLCYVLVKLLAGRWRDVSWGLVVLAIPLGYYFWTVVKPH, encoded by the coding sequence ATGTCAGCGACTGACACGATGCCGGCGCGCACGCCGGCCAACTGGCTCGAACGACGCTTCGCGCTCGCCGCGCGCGGCACGAGCGTGCGCACCGAGACGATCGCGGGCGTCACGTCGTTTCTCGCGGCCGCATACCTGCTCGTCGTGATCCCGTCGCTGCTCGCGACGGGCGGCATGGAGCGCGGCGCGGCGACGACCGCGACGATCGTCGTATTCGTGCTGTTCACCACGCTGATGGGGCTCTACGCGAATCTGCCGTTCCTCGTCGGCCCCGGTATCGGCGGCTCGGTGATCATCGGCGTGACGCTCGCGACGACCGAGCACGTCGGCTGGCAGACGGGCCTCGGCATCGCGTGCGTGTCGGGCGTGCTGTTCTTCCTGCTGACGATCCTCGGCGCGCGCGGCGTCGTGGTGCGGCTGATTCCGGTGCAGATCAAGCTCGGGCTCGGTGCGTCGATCGGGCTGTTCGTCACGATGCTCGGGCTGCGCAATGCGGGGATGGTCGTCGCAAATGCGAAGACCAACGCGTTCGCGCTCGGCGACTTCTCGCGGCCGGGCGCGCTGGTCGCGCTGATCGGTCTCGCGGTCGCGATCGTGCTGCAGGCGCGCAAGGTGCCCGGCGCGATCCTGATCGCGATCCTCGTCGCGGCCGCGGCCGGCGTGCCGCTCGGCGTCACGCACCTGCCTGCGTCGTTCATGTCGCTGCCGCACAGCATCGCGCCGATCGCGTTCAAGCTCGATATCGGCAGCGCGTTGAGCCTGGCCGCCGCGCCGTACCTGTTCGCGTTCTTCGCGGCGGAATTCTTCTCGACGCTCGGCACCGCGCTCGCGGTGGGTGCGAAGGCGAACCTGCTCGACGAACAGGGCAACCTGCCGGACATCAACCGGCCGTTCCTCGTCGATTCGCTCGCCGCGACGCTCGGGCCGGTGTTCGGCATTCCGGCGCTGACCGCGCTGATCGAATCGGCGGCCGGCGTCGAGGCGGGCGGCCGCAGCGGGCTGTCGTCGCTGGCCGCGGCCGTGCTGTTCGCCGCGATGCTGCTGTTCGTGCCGGTCGCGCTTGCGATTCCGAAGGAGGCGACGGCGCCGGCGCTGATCCTGATCGGACTGTCGATGTTCGCGACGATCCGCCATACGCATTTCGACGACTTCACCGATGCGCTGCCCGTGATGTCGATGGTGCTGCTCACGCTGATGTCGAACAGCTTCGGCACCGGCATCGCGGGCGGGCTGCTGTGCTACGTGCTCGTCAAGCTGCTGGCCGGCCGCTGGCGCGACGTGTCGTGGGGGCTCGTCGTGCTCGCGATTCCGCTCGGCTATTACTTCTGGACCGTCGTGAAGCCGCACTGA
- a CDS encoding LysR family transcriptional regulator, whose product MSDRSSLLPALTLRQVQHFVVLAHARSFTQAAQALSLTQPALTASIRQIEFLLGGRLFARSAHRLTLTTAGEAVLPLAERLLNQARGTFDDMTRLIGERIQTVRIAFIPSVAGRLLPALNALRGTHPTLRFTLTDLPNSALVEAVRDGVADLGIGVREPDGDDGTLRYQQLFEDEIVIVVRHDDPLARAKSVTWAKLVDRELAVFVRGSVSESLHRTGGAEKLRLNVTYRMEYTEPLYALARNGLATAVLPSLYTMHLHDPELVALRVDKPRVTRAISLISLAADDRGPHVRACREWIAKQI is encoded by the coding sequence ATGTCCGACCGCTCGTCGCTGCTCCCCGCGCTCACGCTGCGGCAGGTCCAGCACTTCGTCGTCCTTGCGCATGCGCGCAGCTTCACGCAGGCCGCGCAGGCGCTGTCGCTCACGCAGCCCGCGCTCACCGCGTCGATCCGCCAGATCGAATTCCTGCTCGGCGGCCGCCTGTTCGCCCGCAGCGCGCACCGGCTCACGCTCACCACTGCCGGCGAAGCCGTGCTGCCGCTCGCCGAACGCCTGCTCAACCAGGCGCGCGGCACCTTCGACGACATGACGCGCCTCATCGGCGAACGCATCCAGACCGTGCGCATCGCGTTCATCCCGTCGGTCGCGGGCCGCCTGCTGCCCGCGCTCAACGCACTGCGCGGCACCCATCCGACGCTGCGCTTCACGCTCACCGATCTGCCGAACAGCGCACTCGTCGAAGCGGTGCGCGACGGCGTCGCGGATCTCGGCATCGGCGTGCGCGAACCGGACGGCGACGACGGCACGCTGCGCTACCAGCAGCTGTTCGAGGACGAGATCGTGATCGTCGTGCGGCACGACGATCCGCTCGCCCGCGCGAAGAGCGTCACGTGGGCGAAGCTGGTCGATCGCGAACTCGCGGTGTTCGTGCGCGGCAGCGTCAGCGAATCGCTGCATCGCACCGGCGGTGCCGAAAAGCTGCGCCTGAACGTCACGTACCGGATGGAATACACCGAGCCGCTCTACGCGCTCGCGCGCAACGGCCTCGCGACCGCCGTGCTGCCGAGTCTCTACACGATGCATCTGCACGATCCCGAACTCGTCGCGCTGCGCGTCGACAAACCGCGCGTCACGCGTGCGATCTCGCTGATCTCGCTCGCCGCCGACGATCGCGGCCCGCACGTGCGCGCGTGCCGCGAATGGATTGCGAAGCAGATCTGA
- a CDS encoding nucleoside hydrolase, with amino-acid sequence MTHPIASRRTFLKLSAALAGTALLPETGAFAAGGDAARRTVIIDTDPGQDDAIAILFALGAQDRLDVRALTAVAGNVPLDLTERNARIIRDWAGRTNALPVYAGCPRPLVRELVTAANVHGKTGLEGVELHAPRAPLAAGHAVSYLIDTLSRAAPNSVTLCALGPLTNIATALVEAPQIRAALREIVLMGGAFFERGNITPAAEFNIYVDPQAADVVFGSGVPIVVLPRDVAVKAPITPARVAPFRALGNRCGAIVADIMEAELAYNKKRRGVEDAPMYDPTAVGYLVDPTLFGGRKVNVVVETTGQWTLGETVVDWNGRSGRAANATWINEVDADRFYAALVERIAKLP; translated from the coding sequence ATGACCCATCCGATCGCATCCCGCCGCACGTTCCTGAAACTGTCCGCCGCGCTGGCCGGCACCGCGCTGCTGCCCGAAACGGGCGCATTCGCGGCTGGCGGCGACGCCGCGCGCCGCACGGTGATCATCGATACCGATCCGGGGCAGGACGACGCCATCGCGATCCTGTTCGCGCTCGGCGCGCAGGACCGGCTCGACGTGCGCGCGTTGACGGCCGTGGCCGGCAACGTGCCGCTCGATCTCACCGAACGCAATGCGCGGATCATCCGCGACTGGGCCGGCCGCACGAACGCGCTGCCGGTGTATGCGGGCTGCCCGCGCCCGCTCGTGCGCGAGCTCGTGACGGCCGCGAACGTGCACGGCAAGACGGGGCTGGAAGGCGTCGAACTGCACGCGCCGCGCGCGCCGCTCGCCGCCGGCCACGCGGTGTCGTACCTCATCGATACGCTGAGCCGCGCGGCGCCGAACAGCGTGACGCTGTGCGCGCTCGGCCCGCTGACGAACATCGCGACCGCGCTGGTCGAAGCGCCGCAGATTCGCGCCGCGCTGCGCGAGATCGTGCTGATGGGCGGTGCGTTCTTCGAGCGCGGCAACATCACGCCGGCCGCCGAGTTCAACATCTACGTCGATCCGCAGGCGGCCGACGTGGTGTTCGGCAGCGGCGTGCCGATCGTCGTGCTGCCGCGCGACGTCGCGGTGAAGGCGCCGATCACGCCGGCCCGCGTCGCGCCGTTCCGCGCGCTCGGCAACCGCTGCGGCGCGATCGTCGCGGACATCATGGAGGCCGAGCTCGCCTACAACAAGAAGCGGCGCGGCGTTGAAGACGCGCCGATGTACGACCCGACGGCCGTCGGCTATCTCGTCGATCCGACGCTGTTCGGCGGCCGCAAGGTGAACGTGGTGGTCGAGACGACCGGGCAGTGGACGCTTGGCGAGACCGTCGTCGACTGGAACGGGCGCAGCGGCCGTGCGGCGAATGCGACATGGATCAACGAGGTCGATGCGGACCGGTTCTACGCAGCACTCGTCGAACGGATTGCGAAGCTGCCCTGA
- a CDS encoding porin: protein MKTLYKLAPLAMLGAFATHAGAQSSITLYGLISAGVGFATNQGGKNAWQALSGTNQNPRWGLKGKEDLGQGLSAVFQLENGFNVMTGTAAQNGREFGRMAYVGLADRTYGALTLGRQYDAIHDYIGPVIIASNGVNIGDNDNGYNDIRVQNSVKYVSPVYYGLKFTALYGFSNTTGFANNSAYSFGLGYERGPLRWSVVYAQYNHPYSATNQDGAIANDYASPLLIFSKSAMSPAAYASRQRIAGTGGFYTIGRAQFAAMFTDVRYDYLDNSHLHLQNLGVNVVYTMTPQLFLGAAYAFTNGKYDVIDKRPKWHQVNLQADYFLSKRTDVALTVIAQQAAGDADHAQIFAYARSTGTRQMMATLGVRHVF from the coding sequence ATGAAAACTCTCTACAAGCTCGCCCCGCTCGCGATGCTCGGCGCCTTCGCGACCCATGCCGGTGCGCAAAGCAGCATCACGCTGTACGGTCTCATCTCGGCCGGTGTCGGGTTCGCGACGAACCAGGGCGGCAAGAACGCGTGGCAGGCGCTGTCCGGCACGAACCAGAACCCGCGCTGGGGGCTGAAGGGCAAGGAAGATCTCGGGCAGGGGCTGTCCGCGGTGTTCCAGCTCGAGAACGGCTTCAACGTGATGACGGGCACGGCCGCGCAGAACGGCCGCGAGTTCGGGCGCATGGCGTACGTCGGCCTGGCCGACCGCACCTACGGCGCGCTGACGCTCGGCCGCCAGTACGACGCGATCCACGACTACATCGGGCCGGTGATCATCGCGAGCAACGGCGTGAACATCGGCGACAACGACAACGGCTACAACGACATCCGCGTGCAGAACTCGGTGAAGTACGTGAGCCCCGTCTACTACGGGCTGAAGTTCACCGCGCTGTACGGCTTCAGCAATACGACCGGTTTCGCGAACAACAGCGCGTACAGCTTCGGGCTCGGCTATGAGCGTGGCCCGCTGCGCTGGAGCGTGGTCTATGCGCAGTACAACCATCCGTACAGCGCGACGAACCAGGACGGCGCGATCGCGAACGACTATGCGTCGCCGCTGCTGATCTTCAGCAAGAGCGCGATGTCGCCGGCCGCGTACGCGAGCCGGCAGCGGATCGCGGGCACGGGCGGCTTCTACACGATCGGCCGCGCGCAGTTCGCGGCGATGTTTACCGACGTACGCTACGATTACCTCGACAATTCGCATCTGCACCTGCAGAACCTCGGCGTGAACGTCGTCTACACGATGACGCCGCAGCTCTTTCTCGGCGCCGCGTACGCGTTCACGAACGGCAAGTACGACGTGATCGACAAGCGTCCGAAATGGCATCAGGTGAACCTGCAGGCCGACTACTTCCTGTCCAAACGCACCGACGTCGCGCTGACGGTGATCGCGCAGCAGGCGGCCGGCGACGCGGATCATGCGCAGATCTTCGCGTATGCGCGTTCGACCGGCACGCGCCAGATGATGGCGACGCTCGGCGTGCGGCACGTGTTCTGA
- a CDS encoding MFS transporter → MASTQPDPLTAAGAARPTAIDPGSISARLDRLPPTRSVWKLVVLLSLGFFFELYDLLYSGYVAPGLVKSGILSATTHGLFGTTGVASFIAALFSGLFIGTIACGFLADRFGRRAIFTWSLLWYTAANVVMAFQDTATGLNFWRFVVGLGLGVEMVTIGTYISELVPKQIRGRAFACEQAVGFVAVPVVAFLAYLLVPHAPLGLDGWRWVVLIGAHGALFVWWIRRELPESPRWLAQQGRVDEADRIMRALEAKVEAEYGRPLPPPAPAEPVPPRGSFRDMWVPPYRSRTIMMTIFNVFQTVGFYGFANWVPTLLIKQGITITSSLMYSSVIALAAPIGPLIGLVIADRFERKSVIVAMAAAIVVCGLLFSQTTVGAFLIVLGIGLTLASNIMSYSFHAYQAELFPTSIRARAVGFVYSWSRFSAIFSSFVIAAVLRGFGTFGVFAFIAGAMVVVMAAIGWMGPRTKGIALETISK, encoded by the coding sequence ATGGCATCCACCCAGCCCGACCCGCTCACGGCAGCAGGCGCCGCCCGCCCCACAGCGATCGATCCCGGCTCCATCTCGGCCCGTCTCGACCGCCTGCCGCCGACGCGCAGCGTCTGGAAGCTCGTCGTGCTGCTGAGCCTCGGCTTCTTCTTCGAACTCTACGATCTGCTCTACAGCGGCTACGTCGCACCGGGCCTCGTGAAAAGCGGCATCCTGTCCGCGACGACGCACGGCCTGTTCGGCACCACGGGCGTCGCGAGCTTCATCGCCGCGCTGTTCTCCGGCCTTTTCATCGGCACGATCGCGTGCGGCTTCCTCGCGGACCGCTTCGGCCGCCGCGCGATCTTCACGTGGTCGCTGCTGTGGTACACGGCCGCGAACGTCGTGATGGCGTTCCAGGACACCGCGACCGGGCTGAACTTCTGGCGCTTCGTCGTCGGTCTCGGGCTGGGCGTCGAGATGGTGACGATCGGCACCTACATCTCCGAACTCGTACCGAAGCAGATCCGCGGCCGCGCGTTCGCGTGCGAGCAGGCGGTGGGGTTCGTCGCGGTGCCGGTGGTCGCGTTCCTCGCTTACCTGCTGGTGCCGCACGCGCCGCTCGGCCTCGACGGCTGGCGCTGGGTCGTGCTGATCGGCGCGCATGGCGCGCTGTTCGTGTGGTGGATTCGCCGTGAACTGCCGGAAAGCCCGCGCTGGCTCGCGCAGCAGGGCCGGGTCGACGAGGCCGACCGCATCATGCGCGCGCTCGAGGCGAAGGTCGAAGCCGAATACGGGCGGCCGTTGCCGCCGCCGGCACCGGCCGAACCCGTGCCGCCGCGCGGCAGCTTCCGCGACATGTGGGTGCCGCCGTATCGCAGCCGCACGATCATGATGACGATCTTCAACGTGTTCCAGACGGTCGGCTTCTACGGCTTCGCGAACTGGGTGCCGACGCTGCTGATCAAGCAGGGCATCACGATCACGTCGAGCCTGATGTATTCGAGCGTGATCGCGCTCGCGGCGCCGATCGGCCCGCTGATCGGCCTCGTGATCGCCGATCGCTTCGAGCGCAAGTCGGTGATCGTCGCGATGGCGGCGGCGATCGTCGTCTGCGGGCTGCTGTTCAGCCAGACGACGGTGGGCGCGTTCCTGATCGTGCTCGGCATCGGCCTCACGCTCGCGAGCAACATCATGTCGTACAGCTTCCACGCCTACCAGGCCGAGTTGTTCCCGACGTCGATTCGCGCGCGGGCCGTCGGCTTCGTCTATTCGTGGAGCCGCTTCTCCGCGATCTTCTCGTCGTTCGTGATCGCGGCCGTGCTGCGGGGCTTCGGCACGTTCGGCGTGTTCGCGTTCATTGCGGGCGCGATGGTGGTCGTGATGGCTGCAATCGGATGGATGGGGCCGCGCACGAAGGGCATCGCGCTCGAAACCATCTCGAAGTAG